In Sphingobacterium sp. lm-10, one DNA window encodes the following:
- a CDS encoding DUF4287 domain-containing protein: protein MSFQAYIDNIQKKTGKSPEDFKKLAEEKGFLAQGVLIVKATEVTNWLKEEFELGHGHAMAIYASLKGKTS from the coding sequence TGTCATTTCAAGCTTACATAGATAATATCCAAAAAAAGACGGGTAAATCACCAGAAGATTTTAAAAAATTAGCCGAGGAAAAAGGTTTTCTAGCACAAGGGGTTTTAATTGTTAAGGCAACAGAGGTTACCAATTGGTTGAAAGAAGAATTTGAGTTGGGCCACGGTCATGCCATGGCGATCTACGCTTCTTTAAAAGGAAAAACGAGTTGA